The following coding sequences lie in one Heptranchias perlo isolate sHepPer1 unplaced genomic scaffold, sHepPer1.hap1 HAP1_SCAFFOLD_55, whole genome shotgun sequence genomic window:
- the LOC137315436 gene encoding NACHT, LRR and PYD domains-containing protein 12-like has product MNIGRGLSEIPSHLKDVQQKHKETLRVQTETLRVNTILTKEKVKIFQLVNLYTELTVISTVRDRTLVEHELLARGRDHEEWRKKHLRRELEKIRTDQLFQSSFSRRKSKSGSSAAVSGVAGIGKTTMVQKIVHDWATGKVYPHFQFVFSFRFRDLNAIICRINLRNLILDLYPYFGNILGELWKNPEGLLFTFDGLDEFKDSINFADNRRNTEPQYMCTDPEDWCEVSDIVYSLLQHKLLPGCSVLVTSRPTALHLLEKAEISVWAEILGFVGEERKEYFNKFFEDQSVAAAVFNHVEENEILYTMCYNPSYCWILGLSLGPFFTQRERKQQRVPKTITQLYSYYIYNILKNHGREIESPRDVLLKIGEMAFTGVSKKKIVFRNGDLIKYNLQPSQFLSGFMMELLERDDSAQSVVYTFPHLTIQEFVAALAQFLTADPGDIRKLLSEAHNKEDGRFEIFLRFVVGLSSSQSARPLEEFLGPFLHQTICGVIDWVKEKVEGQIGKTERETGKRNLLNTFHYLFESQNKTLARVTVGSVETLTFHGLGLTPIDCAVLSHVI; this is encoded by the coding sequence atgttcaacagaaacacaaggaaacactccgggtccaaactgaaacactgagagtgaacacgatcctaacaaaggagaaggttaagattttccagctggtcaatctATACACTGAACTAACGGTCATTTCCACTGTTCGtgatcggacacttgtagaacatgaactgctggcaagaggccgagaccatgaagagtggagaaagaaacatctccggagagaactggaaaaaatccgaactgatcaactgttccagagcagtttttcccggagaaaatccaaatctgggagttcagcagcagtgagcggagtcgcggggattggaaaaacaacaatggtacaaaagattgttcatgactgggccactgggaaagtatacccacactttcaatttgttttcagcttTAGGTTCCGGGATTTGAATGCTATTAtctgtagaataaacctgaggaatctgatactggatctgtatccttactttggaAATATTCTGGGAGaactctggaagaacccagagggattactgtttacattcgatggtttagatgaattcaaggacagtatcaattttgctgacaatcggagaaatacagaacctcagtacatgtgcacagatcctgaagactggtgtgaagtgtctgacattgtgtacagtttattacagcacaagctgctcccaggatgttcagtgctagtgaccagccgccccactgcattacatttattggaaaaggctgagatcagtgtctgggctgaaatccttggatttgttggtgaggaacggaaggaatatttcaacaagttttttgaagatcagtcggtggcagcagctgttttcaatcatgtggaggagaacgagatcctgtacaccatgtgttacaacccttcctactgctggatcctcggtctgtcactgggtcccttcttcacacaaagggaaaggAAACAGCAGCgtgttcccaagaccatcacccaactatattcctactatatttacaacattctgaaaaaccatggccgagagattgaatccccccgtgatgtgttactgaagatcggtgagatggcttTCACTGGGGTCTCCAAGAAGAAGATTGTGTtcagaaatggagatttgatcaagtacaatctgcaaccttcccagttcctgtctgggttcatgatggaacttttggagagagatgattctgcccagagtgtggtttacacattcccgcacctcaccatccaagagtttgtagctgcactcgcacaattcctgactgcagatccaggggacatccggaaactcctcagtgaagcccacaacaaggaagatgggagatttgagatatttctccgttttgttgttggtctctcctcctcacagtcagctcggcccctggaggagtttctgggtccatttcttcatcaaacgatctgcggagtgattgactgggtgaaggagaaggttgaaggacagATTGGAAAGACAGAGCGTGAAACTGGGAAAAggaacctcctgaacacattccactacctgtttgagtctcagaataaaacactggctcgggtcacagtgggatctgtggaaacacttacaTTTCATGGATTgggactgaccccgattgactgtgcggtgctgtctcatgtcatttga